Proteins encoded by one window of Sardina pilchardus chromosome 7, fSarPil1.1, whole genome shotgun sequence:
- the usp19 gene encoding ubiquitin carboxyl-terminal hydrolase 19 isoform X2 — MASSNSGTSTGETGRRRAQRGSDDAGSTSKKKQKDRANQESREAKRAAAGSINIEAKKDVFMDWKQNADAVIVRLRCAGGVLKAEDVNTAFSDTACRVCFPDGTEWSCHLHSEIEGSCSKVLFKEKGSILQLVMSKKIPFNIWPTLMRNNMESEPVNIKMESGKEQVISTAETPKPAAQHATPPGGAEQKRGKTDRGVKRGMKNKAAAERPEGGAPKPTDGAKPGQPKADATPEPSAKRTVRTNKSSKTPSSSTSTPTTPTPTTTSTAGAASVKDPQPKPAVNGKLCNLTPLADTPVTATTTTTTSTTTTTSSTTTRDNRVATPVRDRERTPVPAAGPASKKPDSKLQVEREEQKPEQLAVSVAGLDAHPSPAPARTPSPASGHRPETATNGLASHAGQGDRNTSPVPEKDTDERVDASKSPQSPPLGSGSPTPATVLKDDDGDSTCKAGVEEEKRDKSKEEPPEKSQEEEEEEKAPEPMVNLKLVKNDSYEKGTDLMVVNVYMKGICRETSRVLFREQDFTLLFRTSDPNFLRLHSDCGPNTVFKWQVKLRNLIQPEQSSYAFTPSRIDIMLKKRHSQRWGGLEAPATQVGGAKVAVPSGPSSLDKSQPGSSQHALPTKEEPRVGEEKPKPPRTPEDAGLDTVSPRSEHVAIKQESSVTTPKPTCMVQPMTHAPPSASERSEEEEEKKVCLPGFTGLVNLGNTCFMNSVIQSLSNTRELRDYFHDRAFEMEINCSNPLGTGGRLAIGFAVLLRALWKGTHHAFQPSKLKAIVASKASQFTGYAQHDAQEFMAFLLDGLHEDLNRIQNKPYTETVDSDGRLDEVVAEEAWQRHKMRNDSFIVDLFQGQYKSKLVCPMCSKVSITFDPFLYLPVPLPQKQKVLTVFFFAKEPHKKPIKFLVSVSKENSSTAEVLESVSRSVRIKPENLRLTEVVKSRFQRIFLPSHSLDAVSPSDMLFCFEVLSKELAKERVVLLRVHQKPQVPSIPISKCAACQKPPLPEEDKLKRCTRCYRVGYCNQACQKNHWPTHKNQCRPNFENVGLPFLVSVPESRLTYARLSQLLEGYSRYSVNVFQPPFQSGRTSPEVSQCRGDLAPMPDGVAEDSAPDEHPTHASGAGDAADLDSLNGNSPADVAQAAARAAAGAEPDSLSTRTTDSGFSELPSSTHDPPEEKETSCEKSLKPEAVVAGFQQASESGSGHAPQFYISLLDASNKEERLEDREGPLEIPEDCTVELVWKNNERLKEYVLVRSKELEFEEDPGSASETARAGHFTLEQCLNLFTKPEVLAPEEAWYCPKCQQHREASKQLLLWRLPNVLIIQLKRFSFRSFIWRDKINDMVDFPVRNLDLSKFCIGHKDDMQPPVYDLYGVINHYGGMIGGHYTAYARLPNDKNSQRSDVGWRLFDDSTVTTVEESQVVTRYAYVLFYRRRNSPVERPPRFLGPLGAEAATGAGAATSQASLIWQELEEEAERQEVRHRGPFVRPRRCTARGQDAEDEDDGEEGRPRGPQAQRRRQQQQRRQRHGNSISDYSDDDYVKYFVLGTLAALLALALNLFYPLLYRR; from the exons atgtGTTCATGGACTGGAAGCAGAACGCAGATGCGGTGATCGTGAGGCTACGCTGCGCGGGTGGGGTTCTGAAGGCGGAGGATGTAAACACCGCATTCTCTGACACCGCCTGCAGGGTGTGCTTCCCAG ATGGCACGGAGTGGAGCTGTCACCTGCACTCTGAGATCGAGGGCTCGTGCAGTAAGGTGCTCTTCAAGGAGAAGGGCAGCATCCTGCAGCTGGTCATGAGCAAGAAGATCCCTTTTAACATATGGCCCACTCTCATG CGTAATAACATGGAGAGCGAGCCGGTGAACATCAAGATGGAGAGCGGCAAAGAGCAGGTGATCAGCACCGCGGAGACGCCCAAGCCTGCTGCCCAGCACGCCACACCACCGGGGGGCGCCGAGCAGAAGCGTGGGAAAACCGACCGCGGTGTGAAACGCGGGATGAAGAACAAAGCAGCGGCAGAGAGGCCGGAAGGTGGTGCGCCGAAGCCCACCGATGGCGCCAAGCCGGGCCAGCCAAAGGCCGACGCCACCCCAGAGCCCAGTGCCAAACGCACCGTACGCACAAACAAGTCCTCCaagaccccctcctcctccacctccacccccaccacccccacccccaccaccacatccaCAGCAGGGGCCGCCTCAGTTAAAGACCCCCAGCCTAAGCCTGCTGTCAATGGGAAACTGTGCAACCTCACTCCCCTTGCTGACACCCCTGtcacagccaccaccaccaccaccaccagtaccaccaccacaaccagtAGTACCACTACCAGGGACAACAGGGTAGCCACACCAGTCAGAGACCGCGAGCGGACACCTGTACCAGCAGCAGGGCCGGCCAGCAAGAAGCCGGATTCCAAACTTCAG GTTGAGAGGGAAGAGCAGAAGCCAGAGCAGCTGGCTGTTTCAGTAGCCGGGTTAGACGCGCACCCCTCCCCAGCTCCTGCACGGACACCCAGCCCAGCCAGCGGCCACAGGCCCGAGACGGCCACCAACGGCCTGGCCAGCCACGCAGGCCAGGGGGACAGGAACACCAGCCCTGTCCCAGAGAAAGACACTGACGAGCGCGTCGACGCCTCCAAGAGCCCGCAATCCCCGCCTCTGGGGTCGGGCAGCCCAACACCAGCCACGGTCCTGAAGGACGACGACGGCGACTCAACGTGCAAAgctggagtggaggaggagaagagggacaagtcaaaggaggAGCCTCCGGAGAagagccaggaggaggaggaggaggagaaag CCCCTGAACCCATGGTGAACCTGAAGTTAGTGAAGAACGACTCGTATGAGAAAGGGACAGACCTGATGGTGGTGAATGTGTACATGAAGGGCATCTGCAGGGAGACGTCCAGGGTCCTCTTCAGGGAACAGGACTTCACGCTCCTTTTTCGAACCAG TGACCCTAATTTCCTGCGCCTTCATTCTGACTGTGGACCAAACACTGTCTTTAAGTGGCAGGTCAAACTCAG gaaTCTGATCCAGCCCGAGCAGTCGAGCTATGCCTTCACCCCGTCCCGAATCGACATCATGCTGAAGAAGAGACACAGCCAGCGCTGGGGGGGCCTGGAGGCCCCCGCCACACAAG TGGGGGGCGCCAAGGTCGCTGTGCCCTCCGGCCCGTCTTCCTTAGATAAGAGCCAGCCAGGTAGCAGCCAACACGCTTTGCCCACGAAGGAGGAGCCACGGGTGGGAGAGGAGAAGCCCAAGCCCCCCCGGACTCCAGAGGATGCCGGTCTGGACACCGTTAGTCCGCGCTCCGAACACGTCGCCATCAAACAAGAGTCCAGTGTCACTACG CCCAAGCCCACCTGTATGGTGCAGCCCATGACTCACGCTCCCCCCTCGGCCAGCGAGCGctcggaggaagaggaggagaagaaggtctGTCTGCCAGGCTTCACGGGCCTGGTCAACCTGGGCAACACCTGCTTCATGAACAGCGTCATCCAGTCCCTGTCCAACACGCGAGAGCTCCGAGACTACTTCCACG ATCGGGCGTTTGAGATGGAGATCAACTGCAGCAACCCACTGGGCACGGGGGGCCGGCTGGCCATTGGCTTCGCTGTGCTGCTCCGGGCGCTGTGGAAAGGCACACACCACGCCTTCCAGCCCTCTaaactcaag gCCATAGTGGCAAGTAAAGCGAGTCAGTTCACAGGCTATGCGCAGCACGATGCTCAGGAGTTCATGGCCTTCTTGCTGGACGGCCTTCACGAGGACCTGAACCGCATCCAGAACAAGCCCTACACAGAGACCGTGGACTCTGACGGACGGCTGGACGAG GTGGTGGCTGAGGAGGCTTGGCAGAGGCATAAGATGAGAAACGACTCGTTCATTGTGGACCTGTTTCAGGGCCAGTACAAGTCCAAACTGGTCTGCCCCATGTGCTCTAAG gtGTCCATCACCTTTGACCCCTTCCTCTACCTGCCAGTGCCCTTGCCTCAGAAACAGAAGGTGCTGACCGTTTTCTTTTTCGCTAAAGAGCCACACAAGAAGCCCATCAAG TTTCTTGTTAGTGTCAGTAAGGAGAACTCCAGCACAGCAGAGGTCCTGGAGTCGGTCTCCCGGAGTGTCAGGATTAAACCAGAAAACTTGAGGTTGAccgag GTGGTGAAGAGTCGTTTCCAGCGGATCTTCCTGCCGTCCCACTCTCTGGACGCAGTGTCCCCCTCCGACATGCTCTTCTGCTTTGAGGTTCTGTCCAAAGAGCTGGCCAAGGAGAGAGTGGTGCTGCTCAGGGTTCACCAG aagCCGCAGGTGCCCAGCATCCCCATATCCAAGTGTGCAGCGTGCCAGAAGCCTCCGCTCCCTGAGGAGGACAAGCTGAAGAGGTGCACACGCTGCTACCGCGTGGGCTACTGCAACCA GGCATGCCAGAAGAATCACTGGCCCACTCACAAAAACCAGTGTCGGCCCAACTTTGAGAACGTGGGTCTGCCTTTCCTGGTCAGCGTGCCCGAGTCCCGGCTCACGTACGCACGGCTCTCCCAGCTGCTGGAGGGATACTCCAG GTACTCTGTGAATGTGTTCCAGCCGCCCTTCCAGTCGGGCCGGACCTCTCCGGAGGTCAGCCAGTGTCGCGGAGACCTGGCCCCCATGCCGGACGGCGTCGCCGAGGACTCGGCTCCAGACGAGCACCCGACTCACGCCAGCGGAGCCGGGGACGCTGCCGACCTGGACAGCCTCAACGGCAACAGCCCGGCAGACGTGGCGCAGGCAGCTGCCCGTGCGGCGGCGGGCGCAGAGCCCGACTCCCTCTCCACGCGCACCACGGACTCGGGCTTCTCTGAGCTCCCCTCCAGCACCCATGATCCCCCAGAAGAGAAGGAGACCTCCTGTGAGAAGAGCCTGAAGCCTGAAG CGGTGGTGGCAGGGTTCCAGCAGGCCTCGGAGAGCGGCTCTGGCCACGCCCCCCAGTTCTACATCTCCCTCCTGGACGCCAGCAACAAGGAGGAGCGGCTGGAGGACAGAG AGGGTCCTCTGGAGATCCCTGAGGACTGCACGGTGGAGCTGGTGTGGAAGAACAACGAGCGGCTGAAGGAGTACGTGCTGGTGCGCTCCAAGGAGCTGGAGTTCGAGGAGGACCCCGGCTCCGCCAGCGAGACGGCCCGCGCCGGACACTTCACCCTGGAGCAGTGCCTCAACCTCTTCACCAAGCCAGAGGTGCTGGCCCCGGAGGAGGCCTG GTACTGCCCTAAGTGCCAGCAGCACCGGGAGGCGTCTAAGCAACTGCTGCTATGGCGACTGCCCAATGTGCTCATCATCCAGCTGAAGCGCTTCTCCTTCCGCAGCTTCATCTGGAGGGACAAGATCAACGACATGGTGGACTTTCccgtcag GAACTTGGATCTCAGCAAGTTCTGTATTGGCCATAAGGATGACATGCAACCTCCCGTCTACGACCTGTATGGGGTAATAAACCACTACGGTGGCATGATAGGTGGCCACTACACTGCCTATGCCCGGCTGCCCAACGACAAGAACAGCCAGCGCAGCGATGTCG GTTGGCGTCTGTTCGACGACAGCACGGTGACGACGGTAGAGGAGAGTCAGGTGGTGACGCGCTACGCCTACGTGCTCTTCTACCGCCGGCGCAACTCCCCCGTCGAGCGACCGCCGCGCTTCCTCGGGCCCCTGGGGGCTGAAGCAGCAACGGGAGCCGGAGCCGCCACCAGCCAG GCCTCTCTGATCTggcaggagctggaggaagaggcggagagacaggaagtgcgGCACCGGGGCCCATTCGTCCGGCCACGGCGATGCACGGCGCGCGGGCAGGACGCGGAGGACGAGGATGACGGCGAAGAGGGCCGGCCGCGGGGACCGCAGGCCCAGCGACGacgacaacagcagcagcgtcgccagcgccatggcaacagcatcTCTGATTACTCTGACGATGACTATGTCAAATATTTTGTCCTGGGCACACTTGCTGCCCTGCTAGCACTGGCCCTCAATCTCTTCTACCCCCTGCTCTACCGCCGTTAG
- the usp19 gene encoding ubiquitin carboxyl-terminal hydrolase 19 isoform X1, translating into MASSNSGTSTGETGRRRAQRGSDDAGSTSKKKQKDRANQESREAKRAAAGSINIEAKKDVFMDWKQNADAVIVRLRCAGGVLKAEDVNTAFSDTACRVCFPDGTEWSCHLHSEIEGSCSKVLFKEKGSILQLVMSKKIPFNIWPTLMRNNMESEPVNIKMESGKEQVISTAETPKPAAQHATPPGGAEQKRGKTDRGVKRGMKNKAAAERPEGGAPKPTDGAKPGQPKADATPEPSAKRTVRTNKSSKTPSSSTSTPTTPTPTTTSTAGAASVKDPQPKPAVNGKLCNLTPLADTPVTATTTTTTSTTTTTSSTTTRDNRVATPVRDRERTPVPAAGPASKKPDSKLQVEREEQKPEQLAVSVAGLDAHPSPAPARTPSPASGHRPETATNGLASHAGQGDRNTSPVPEKDTDERVDASKSPQSPPLGSGSPTPATVLKDDDGDSTCKAGVEEEKRDKSKEEPPEKSQEEEEEEKAPEPMVNLKLVKNDSYEKGTDLMVVNVYMKGICRETSRVLFREQDFTLLFRTSDPNFLRLHSDCGPNTVFKWQVKLRNLIQPEQSSYAFTPSRIDIMLKKRHSQRWGGLEAPATQGAVGGAKVAVPSGPSSLDKSQPGSSQHALPTKEEPRVGEEKPKPPRTPEDAGLDTVSPRSEHVAIKQESSVTTPKPTCMVQPMTHAPPSASERSEEEEEKKVCLPGFTGLVNLGNTCFMNSVIQSLSNTRELRDYFHDRAFEMEINCSNPLGTGGRLAIGFAVLLRALWKGTHHAFQPSKLKAIVASKASQFTGYAQHDAQEFMAFLLDGLHEDLNRIQNKPYTETVDSDGRLDEVVAEEAWQRHKMRNDSFIVDLFQGQYKSKLVCPMCSKVSITFDPFLYLPVPLPQKQKVLTVFFFAKEPHKKPIKFLVSVSKENSSTAEVLESVSRSVRIKPENLRLTEVVKSRFQRIFLPSHSLDAVSPSDMLFCFEVLSKELAKERVVLLRVHQKPQVPSIPISKCAACQKPPLPEEDKLKRCTRCYRVGYCNQACQKNHWPTHKNQCRPNFENVGLPFLVSVPESRLTYARLSQLLEGYSRYSVNVFQPPFQSGRTSPEVSQCRGDLAPMPDGVAEDSAPDEHPTHASGAGDAADLDSLNGNSPADVAQAAARAAAGAEPDSLSTRTTDSGFSELPSSTHDPPEEKETSCEKSLKPEAVVAGFQQASESGSGHAPQFYISLLDASNKEERLEDREGPLEIPEDCTVELVWKNNERLKEYVLVRSKELEFEEDPGSASETARAGHFTLEQCLNLFTKPEVLAPEEAWYCPKCQQHREASKQLLLWRLPNVLIIQLKRFSFRSFIWRDKINDMVDFPVRNLDLSKFCIGHKDDMQPPVYDLYGVINHYGGMIGGHYTAYARLPNDKNSQRSDVGWRLFDDSTVTTVEESQVVTRYAYVLFYRRRNSPVERPPRFLGPLGAEAATGAGAATSQASLIWQELEEEAERQEVRHRGPFVRPRRCTARGQDAEDEDDGEEGRPRGPQAQRRRQQQQRRQRHGNSISDYSDDDYVKYFVLGTLAALLALALNLFYPLLYRR; encoded by the exons atgtGTTCATGGACTGGAAGCAGAACGCAGATGCGGTGATCGTGAGGCTACGCTGCGCGGGTGGGGTTCTGAAGGCGGAGGATGTAAACACCGCATTCTCTGACACCGCCTGCAGGGTGTGCTTCCCAG ATGGCACGGAGTGGAGCTGTCACCTGCACTCTGAGATCGAGGGCTCGTGCAGTAAGGTGCTCTTCAAGGAGAAGGGCAGCATCCTGCAGCTGGTCATGAGCAAGAAGATCCCTTTTAACATATGGCCCACTCTCATG CGTAATAACATGGAGAGCGAGCCGGTGAACATCAAGATGGAGAGCGGCAAAGAGCAGGTGATCAGCACCGCGGAGACGCCCAAGCCTGCTGCCCAGCACGCCACACCACCGGGGGGCGCCGAGCAGAAGCGTGGGAAAACCGACCGCGGTGTGAAACGCGGGATGAAGAACAAAGCAGCGGCAGAGAGGCCGGAAGGTGGTGCGCCGAAGCCCACCGATGGCGCCAAGCCGGGCCAGCCAAAGGCCGACGCCACCCCAGAGCCCAGTGCCAAACGCACCGTACGCACAAACAAGTCCTCCaagaccccctcctcctccacctccacccccaccacccccacccccaccaccacatccaCAGCAGGGGCCGCCTCAGTTAAAGACCCCCAGCCTAAGCCTGCTGTCAATGGGAAACTGTGCAACCTCACTCCCCTTGCTGACACCCCTGtcacagccaccaccaccaccaccaccagtaccaccaccacaaccagtAGTACCACTACCAGGGACAACAGGGTAGCCACACCAGTCAGAGACCGCGAGCGGACACCTGTACCAGCAGCAGGGCCGGCCAGCAAGAAGCCGGATTCCAAACTTCAG GTTGAGAGGGAAGAGCAGAAGCCAGAGCAGCTGGCTGTTTCAGTAGCCGGGTTAGACGCGCACCCCTCCCCAGCTCCTGCACGGACACCCAGCCCAGCCAGCGGCCACAGGCCCGAGACGGCCACCAACGGCCTGGCCAGCCACGCAGGCCAGGGGGACAGGAACACCAGCCCTGTCCCAGAGAAAGACACTGACGAGCGCGTCGACGCCTCCAAGAGCCCGCAATCCCCGCCTCTGGGGTCGGGCAGCCCAACACCAGCCACGGTCCTGAAGGACGACGACGGCGACTCAACGTGCAAAgctggagtggaggaggagaagagggacaagtcaaaggaggAGCCTCCGGAGAagagccaggaggaggaggaggaggagaaag CCCCTGAACCCATGGTGAACCTGAAGTTAGTGAAGAACGACTCGTATGAGAAAGGGACAGACCTGATGGTGGTGAATGTGTACATGAAGGGCATCTGCAGGGAGACGTCCAGGGTCCTCTTCAGGGAACAGGACTTCACGCTCCTTTTTCGAACCAG TGACCCTAATTTCCTGCGCCTTCATTCTGACTGTGGACCAAACACTGTCTTTAAGTGGCAGGTCAAACTCAG gaaTCTGATCCAGCCCGAGCAGTCGAGCTATGCCTTCACCCCGTCCCGAATCGACATCATGCTGAAGAAGAGACACAGCCAGCGCTGGGGGGGCCTGGAGGCCCCCGCCACACAAG GTGCAGTGGGGGGCGCCAAGGTCGCTGTGCCCTCCGGCCCGTCTTCCTTAGATAAGAGCCAGCCAGGTAGCAGCCAACACGCTTTGCCCACGAAGGAGGAGCCACGGGTGGGAGAGGAGAAGCCCAAGCCCCCCCGGACTCCAGAGGATGCCGGTCTGGACACCGTTAGTCCGCGCTCCGAACACGTCGCCATCAAACAAGAGTCCAGTGTCACTACG CCCAAGCCCACCTGTATGGTGCAGCCCATGACTCACGCTCCCCCCTCGGCCAGCGAGCGctcggaggaagaggaggagaagaaggtctGTCTGCCAGGCTTCACGGGCCTGGTCAACCTGGGCAACACCTGCTTCATGAACAGCGTCATCCAGTCCCTGTCCAACACGCGAGAGCTCCGAGACTACTTCCACG ATCGGGCGTTTGAGATGGAGATCAACTGCAGCAACCCACTGGGCACGGGGGGCCGGCTGGCCATTGGCTTCGCTGTGCTGCTCCGGGCGCTGTGGAAAGGCACACACCACGCCTTCCAGCCCTCTaaactcaag gCCATAGTGGCAAGTAAAGCGAGTCAGTTCACAGGCTATGCGCAGCACGATGCTCAGGAGTTCATGGCCTTCTTGCTGGACGGCCTTCACGAGGACCTGAACCGCATCCAGAACAAGCCCTACACAGAGACCGTGGACTCTGACGGACGGCTGGACGAG GTGGTGGCTGAGGAGGCTTGGCAGAGGCATAAGATGAGAAACGACTCGTTCATTGTGGACCTGTTTCAGGGCCAGTACAAGTCCAAACTGGTCTGCCCCATGTGCTCTAAG gtGTCCATCACCTTTGACCCCTTCCTCTACCTGCCAGTGCCCTTGCCTCAGAAACAGAAGGTGCTGACCGTTTTCTTTTTCGCTAAAGAGCCACACAAGAAGCCCATCAAG TTTCTTGTTAGTGTCAGTAAGGAGAACTCCAGCACAGCAGAGGTCCTGGAGTCGGTCTCCCGGAGTGTCAGGATTAAACCAGAAAACTTGAGGTTGAccgag GTGGTGAAGAGTCGTTTCCAGCGGATCTTCCTGCCGTCCCACTCTCTGGACGCAGTGTCCCCCTCCGACATGCTCTTCTGCTTTGAGGTTCTGTCCAAAGAGCTGGCCAAGGAGAGAGTGGTGCTGCTCAGGGTTCACCAG aagCCGCAGGTGCCCAGCATCCCCATATCCAAGTGTGCAGCGTGCCAGAAGCCTCCGCTCCCTGAGGAGGACAAGCTGAAGAGGTGCACACGCTGCTACCGCGTGGGCTACTGCAACCA GGCATGCCAGAAGAATCACTGGCCCACTCACAAAAACCAGTGTCGGCCCAACTTTGAGAACGTGGGTCTGCCTTTCCTGGTCAGCGTGCCCGAGTCCCGGCTCACGTACGCACGGCTCTCCCAGCTGCTGGAGGGATACTCCAG GTACTCTGTGAATGTGTTCCAGCCGCCCTTCCAGTCGGGCCGGACCTCTCCGGAGGTCAGCCAGTGTCGCGGAGACCTGGCCCCCATGCCGGACGGCGTCGCCGAGGACTCGGCTCCAGACGAGCACCCGACTCACGCCAGCGGAGCCGGGGACGCTGCCGACCTGGACAGCCTCAACGGCAACAGCCCGGCAGACGTGGCGCAGGCAGCTGCCCGTGCGGCGGCGGGCGCAGAGCCCGACTCCCTCTCCACGCGCACCACGGACTCGGGCTTCTCTGAGCTCCCCTCCAGCACCCATGATCCCCCAGAAGAGAAGGAGACCTCCTGTGAGAAGAGCCTGAAGCCTGAAG CGGTGGTGGCAGGGTTCCAGCAGGCCTCGGAGAGCGGCTCTGGCCACGCCCCCCAGTTCTACATCTCCCTCCTGGACGCCAGCAACAAGGAGGAGCGGCTGGAGGACAGAG AGGGTCCTCTGGAGATCCCTGAGGACTGCACGGTGGAGCTGGTGTGGAAGAACAACGAGCGGCTGAAGGAGTACGTGCTGGTGCGCTCCAAGGAGCTGGAGTTCGAGGAGGACCCCGGCTCCGCCAGCGAGACGGCCCGCGCCGGACACTTCACCCTGGAGCAGTGCCTCAACCTCTTCACCAAGCCAGAGGTGCTGGCCCCGGAGGAGGCCTG GTACTGCCCTAAGTGCCAGCAGCACCGGGAGGCGTCTAAGCAACTGCTGCTATGGCGACTGCCCAATGTGCTCATCATCCAGCTGAAGCGCTTCTCCTTCCGCAGCTTCATCTGGAGGGACAAGATCAACGACATGGTGGACTTTCccgtcag GAACTTGGATCTCAGCAAGTTCTGTATTGGCCATAAGGATGACATGCAACCTCCCGTCTACGACCTGTATGGGGTAATAAACCACTACGGTGGCATGATAGGTGGCCACTACACTGCCTATGCCCGGCTGCCCAACGACAAGAACAGCCAGCGCAGCGATGTCG GTTGGCGTCTGTTCGACGACAGCACGGTGACGACGGTAGAGGAGAGTCAGGTGGTGACGCGCTACGCCTACGTGCTCTTCTACCGCCGGCGCAACTCCCCCGTCGAGCGACCGCCGCGCTTCCTCGGGCCCCTGGGGGCTGAAGCAGCAACGGGAGCCGGAGCCGCCACCAGCCAG GCCTCTCTGATCTggcaggagctggaggaagaggcggagagacaggaagtgcgGCACCGGGGCCCATTCGTCCGGCCACGGCGATGCACGGCGCGCGGGCAGGACGCGGAGGACGAGGATGACGGCGAAGAGGGCCGGCCGCGGGGACCGCAGGCCCAGCGACGacgacaacagcagcagcgtcgccagcgccatggcaacagcatcTCTGATTACTCTGACGATGACTATGTCAAATATTTTGTCCTGGGCACACTTGCTGCCCTGCTAGCACTGGCCCTCAATCTCTTCTACCCCCTGCTCTACCGCCGTTAG